A part of Cannabis sativa cultivar Pink pepper isolate KNU-18-1 chromosome 6, ASM2916894v1, whole genome shotgun sequence genomic DNA contains:
- the LOC115695273 gene encoding uncharacterized protein LOC115695273, translating into MGLHEKVLQHVTSSIYGFTRDTIALKGMIKLQITLETNPVTAKSMADFTIIDQYSTYNAVIGRPILKDMKIITSIYHLMMKFLTLAGVGSVRGVQSDSRECYNTTLKLAEKKKSVNVIYLLEAPPPRREIFRIAEILHVEKPD; encoded by the coding sequence ATGGGGTTGCACGAGAAGGTTTTGCAACATGTAACCTCGAGTATCTATGGGTTCACTAGAGATACAATTGCACTGAAAGGAATGATCAAGCTACAAATTACCTTGGAAACCAACCCTGTCACGGCCAAGTCAATGGCCGATTTTACAATAATCGACCAGTATTCCACATACAACGCAGTGATAGGTCGCCCCATTTTGAAAGATATGAAGATAATAACCTCCATCTACCATCTTATGATGAAATTCCTTACCCTCGCGGGTGTGGGATCCGTGCGAGGAGTCCAATCGGATTCAAGGGAGTGCTACAACACAACACTGAAGCTCGCAGAAAAGAAGAAATCGGTAAATGTGATATATTTACTTGAAGCACCACCTCCTCGACGAGAAATTTTCAGAATTGCGGAGATATTGCATGTAGAAAAACCTGATTAG